The Panicum hallii strain FIL2 chromosome 5, PHallii_v3.1, whole genome shotgun sequence genome contains the following window.
TTTTTTGTTTTGTTTAATCAAGCTGGTTTCCCGTAGCACGCAATGGGTTCAGCAGAATCCGGATTTAgtctttttcaaaaaaattaaTCCGGATTTagtcctttttttaaaaaaatccgGATTTAGCTGCGCGGTATGCTCTATGCCCCACAAATTGTTTCAGGTGCCGAGCTGTGACATTTGAATGAAGATCAGTGTCACGAATGCTGGCTGCCCTGGTGGTCGGTCTCCTGAATCAAGATGATGTCTGGTGCGAGATCCTTCGGCAGGCGGCCCTCCATGCACCCAACCGCGTGCCAAAACGATGCTTTTGCGGTTTGCGCCACCCCAGGTCCCTCTCATTTTCAGTAGATGCCGCATGAAGGAATGCCACGTACATTGGAGATGGAACCAAGAAATGTTTTCGAAAAACTTCTCAATAATTTTTTTTGTAAAAACCTTTTCCCCCAGAATTTGACATGCTTTCACAATTCCTTTAAATGGAAAGGAGACTCAGGCAGAAGAAAACTACTACTGTGTTGAAAACAAAAACGGATGGTTGGAATGTAGCGCATGTTTTAAATAGTCGGATTGCACCGCGGTCTTGATCATAGTGGCCAATGCTACAGTGGATGCACCTTATCCATAGTTTGGAGCAAGAGTTTGTTTGAATGAGCTAAAATTAAATGCTAAACTTTAACACCTATTTTTGAGTCTTGCCTAAAATAGCACATCTTATTAGCACTGATATTTGATGAGCTAGTGTTAAACTTTAGCATTTTTGGATATAGCACTTGGATCCATGGATCCAACACCCCCTAGATCTCTGCTCCACTGTCCAAGTTTAGGAGTTCGCTGAAACAAAATTTGAACCAGAGGACGGAGTCGCGTCGAAGAAACACGGGGTTTGATCGCGCAGACGTCATGTGCGGACCCCAGGCCCACAGGTCACGCGAAATGCACTTACCATGAACCCAGAGCAAAACCTCTGTGTTCTTGCTGCATACGGTTTCCTCTGTCGACCTAGCGGTATCATGCACACCGGCTGAATACCGCTACCGCCTACCAGATAACAGCCTGGCCGCTACCGACTTCAGAAATGCATGTACGAGTACATGCTTTGCATCCAATGCAGTAAAACAAATTCCGTCTTCTTTCTTTTTACGCGAAAACCAGTTCAGAAGGAAAATGAACGCACATCGATTCCACTCCATAAATGCCCGTTCCAATTCCCGAATTCCACATTTccacccggccgccgccgccgccgccccctgtcCCGCTCTCTACATCTCGTCCTCCTGAAATGGCGAcgtcgccgcgcctcctcctcgcGGTGCTGCTACTCttcgcgtcggcggcggccccCTCCGTCGCGGTAAAGTTAGTCGTCGGCGGCGGCAAGCACTGGGCACCCAACGTCAACTACACCGACTGGGCGGATGGGCACGAGTTCCACGTCGGCGACTGGCTCGGTATCATTCTCTCCCTCGCACAGGCTCAGAACGCTTTGATGCCGAAGACGCCCGTGCGCTGAACCTTGCTCTGCGTCGATGCAGAATTCGACTACGAGAAGGACAGGTACGACGTGGTCCAGGTGAACGAGACGGCGTACAAGACGTGCGACGGCAGCAGCCCGATCCTCAGCTACAGCCGCGGCCGCAACTTCGTCTTCCGCCTCAACACCACGGGCCGGTTCTACTTCATCTGCAGCCGCGGCTACTGCTGGAACGGCATGAAGGTGTCCGTGCTCGTccggcccacgccgccgccaccggccgTGGCGCCGTCGTCGTCCCGCGCatcgcgcgcccgcgccgcggccgGGGTCTGGCGGTGGGCGGCTCTCACTGCcttggtgggcgtggcggtgCTGGCGCCGTTGCCGTTCCGGGTGTGAACACTGGGAGTTCGGCGCAAG
Protein-coding sequences here:
- the LOC112895766 gene encoding lamin-like protein gives rise to the protein MATSPRLLLAVLLLFASAAAPSVAVKLVVGGGKHWAPNVNYTDWADGHEFHVGDWLEFDYEKDRYDVVQVNETAYKTCDGSSPILSYSRGRNFVFRLNTTGRFYFICSRGYCWNGMKVSVLVRPTPPPPAVAPSSSRASRARAAAGVWRWAALTALVGVAVLAPLPFRV